A genomic stretch from Halalkalibacillus sediminis includes:
- the wrbA gene encoding NAD(P)H:quinone oxidoreductase, whose amino-acid sequence MTKMAVFYYSSTGANYQLAQWAESALKEAGAEVKLVKIPETAPMEAIEQNPAWKKHYEETKDVPEASIDDLEWADGYIFSVPTRFGALPSQAKQFIDMAGGLWGEGKLVNKVVSGMTSAANPHGGQEQTLTNLYTSMYHWGAIVVPPGYSDNVIFGSGGNPYGTSTTVDGEGNITDDVKGAVEHQARRTYEITKKISE is encoded by the coding sequence ATGACTAAAATGGCTGTATTTTATTATAGTTCAACTGGTGCAAACTATCAGTTAGCACAATGGGCCGAATCAGCACTCAAAGAGGCTGGTGCCGAAGTAAAATTAGTGAAAATTCCTGAAACAGCGCCAATGGAAGCAATTGAACAAAACCCTGCTTGGAAAAAACACTATGAAGAGACCAAAGATGTTCCGGAGGCTTCAATAGATGACTTAGAATGGGCAGATGGGTATATTTTCAGTGTACCAACAAGATTTGGTGCCTTACCATCCCAAGCAAAGCAATTTATTGATATGGCTGGAGGACTTTGGGGTGAAGGTAAGTTAGTAAACAAAGTCGTAAGTGGAATGACTTCTGCTGCTAACCCTCACGGCGGTCAAGAACAAACATTAACTAATCTTTACACATCCATGTACCATTGGGGAGCTATTGTAGTACCACCTGGTTATAGTGATAACGTGATCTTCGGCTCCGGAGGAAACCCATACGGTACAAGCACTACGGTAGACGGAGAAGGAAATATAACTGATGACGTAAAAGGTGCAGTTGAGCATCAAGCACGTCGAACCTATGAAATAACTAAAAAAATCAGTGAATAA
- a CDS encoding GNAT family N-acetyltransferase: MVTVRKARLEDAEHIAEVHDKTWRSTYEPIIKEADLQQVKSFQTRKIMWETALQSSKINQDVFVAVNENDEVLGFISGGKERTENFDYEGEIYDIYILEQYQGEGVGRLLLKAFVDSCEENGYTSLLVWILTKNPAGRFYTRHGAAKVEAENVTIGEGTYEETAYGWKDLNELKHNLSN; encoded by the coding sequence ATGGTAACAGTAAGAAAAGCTAGGTTGGAAGATGCCGAACACATTGCGGAAGTACATGACAAAACTTGGCGTTCTACATATGAACCAATTATCAAAGAAGCTGATCTGCAACAGGTGAAATCTTTTCAAACAAGAAAAATAATGTGGGAGACAGCTCTGCAATCATCAAAAATCAATCAAGATGTTTTTGTAGCTGTAAATGAAAATGATGAAGTCCTAGGGTTCATTTCAGGAGGAAAAGAACGCACAGAGAATTTCGATTATGAAGGCGAAATATATGATATATACATTTTGGAACAATACCAAGGTGAAGGGGTCGGAAGGCTGTTGCTGAAGGCTTTTGTCGATTCTTGTGAAGAAAATGGTTATACCTCACTTCTTGTCTGGATCCTAACCAAAAACCCAGCCGGTCGGTTTTATACAAGGCACGGAGCCGCTAAAGTGGAAGCTGAGAATGTAACGATAGGTGAGGGCACCTATGAGGAAACCGCATATGGGTGGAAGGATTTAAATGAGTTGAAACATAATTTAAGTAACTGA
- a CDS encoding alpha/beta-type small acid-soluble spore protein produces MTQNNSSNQLVVPGVSQALDQMKYEIAQEFGVQLGPDSTSRANGSVGGEITKRLVQMAEQQLGGTQQQQQK; encoded by the coding sequence ATGACACAAAACAACAGTTCAAATCAATTAGTAGTTCCTGGAGTATCACAAGCTTTAGACCAAATGAAATATGAGATTGCACAAGAATTTGGTGTTCAACTTGGTCCAGACTCAACTTCACGTGCTAACGGTTCAGTTGGTGGTGAAATCACAAAGCGTTTGGTTCAAATGGCTGAACAGCAACTTGGTGGGACTCAACAACAACAACAAAAATAA
- a CDS encoding zinc dependent phospholipase C family protein, whose protein sequence is MPNIWTHILFCEEAMKSIHKDELYNKYQNHFNLGAQGPDPFFYHNFWPWKNESAINELGGLLHRTKCGDFLMTMVEQAKSARPQTQAYVLGFLTHHILDRNTHPYVHYRSGYEGNKHQLLELHMDTVMLEQKKSEKTWKNPVYKHIDIGKKVDDEIKQVIFHAMDFHYQEEQSFEESSFIDAAYKDKKKALRILFDPTGVKHKFLGNLIRPFSHAPLNDNVDYLNEDRSPWYHPATNEQRTESFLDLYENGLEEAKVILTLTLDYWNDEKADSYQELLDKIGHISYDTGEALHLNLELKYSDPIV, encoded by the coding sequence ATGCCGAATATTTGGACTCATATCTTATTTTGCGAAGAAGCGATGAAGTCGATTCATAAAGATGAGCTATATAACAAGTACCAAAATCACTTTAATCTTGGAGCTCAAGGCCCGGATCCTTTCTTTTATCATAATTTCTGGCCATGGAAAAATGAGTCGGCTATCAACGAATTGGGCGGTTTGCTTCACAGAACCAAATGTGGAGATTTTTTGATGACCATGGTTGAACAAGCTAAATCGGCAAGACCCCAAACACAAGCATATGTATTAGGTTTTTTAACTCATCATATTTTAGATCGCAATACACACCCATATGTCCACTACCGTTCTGGATATGAAGGAAACAAGCATCAGTTGTTGGAGCTGCATATGGACACTGTTATGTTGGAACAGAAAAAGTCCGAAAAAACCTGGAAGAATCCTGTTTATAAGCATATTGATATTGGAAAAAAGGTCGATGATGAAATCAAGCAAGTGATTTTTCATGCTATGGATTTCCATTATCAAGAGGAACAATCATTTGAGGAGTCAAGTTTCATCGATGCAGCATATAAAGATAAAAAGAAAGCTTTAAGGATCCTTTTCGACCCAACAGGAGTGAAACACAAATTCTTAGGTAATTTAATTCGCCCTTTTTCACATGCTCCGCTTAATGATAATGTGGATTATTTGAATGAGGATAGATCACCCTGGTATCATCCTGCAACAAATGAACAACGGACAGAGTCATTCTTAGATTTATACGAGAACGGATTAGAAGAAGCTAAGGTGATACTTACACTCACATTAGATTATTGGAACGATGAAAAAGCAGATTCTTATCAAGAATTGCTTGATAAAATTGGACACATTTCTTATGATACTGGCGAAGCATTACATTTGAACTTGGAACTAAAATACAGTGATCCAATCGTTTAA
- a CDS encoding AzlD domain-containing protein, with the protein MIIATIIGMAIVTMIPRFIPAFIMDKIQFRPWVNQWLNAIPFAALGALIFPGIMTVIPERPLIGLAGGAVAVVIALFNVNVIFAVLGAILTVFLITM; encoded by the coding sequence ATGATTATTGCAACAATTATTGGTATGGCAATAGTGACGATGATTCCAAGATTTATCCCTGCCTTCATCATGGACAAGATCCAATTTCGGCCGTGGGTCAACCAATGGTTGAATGCTATACCATTCGCTGCCCTTGGAGCGTTGATATTTCCTGGTATCATGACCGTAATTCCTGAGAGGCCATTGATAGGATTAGCAGGTGGAGCAGTGGCAGTAGTTATTGCTTTATTCAATGTAAATGTTATTTTTGCGGTATTAGGTGCGATCCTAACCGTGTTTTTAATTACGATGTAA
- the fumC gene encoding class II fumarate hydratase, with protein sequence MDYRIEKDTLGEMKVPSEKYWGAQTQRSKQNFPIGKETMPEEIIEGFAILKKSAALANESLGLLEKEKAEAIDYATDEILKGNLKEHFPLVVWQTGSGTQSNMNVNEVVAFVGNEWLEKQGKDVRLHPNDDVNKSQSSNDTYPTALHIAAVKKVEEHVLPSLVQMKNTLKEKADAYQDVVKIGRTHLQDATPLTLGQEISGWHRMLEKTENMIQDSLKYVREVALGGTAVGTGINAHPDFSETVAKKINEVTNGSFISAPNKFHALTSHDELVHTHGALKALAADVMKIANDVRWLASGPRCGIGEIEIPANEPGSSIMPGKVNPTQSEAITMVAAHVMGNDAGIGFAASQGNFELNVFKPMIAYNFLQSCQLLGDSMQSFDERCLVGLEPNHEKIEQYLNDSLMLVTALNPHIGYENAAKIAKYAHEKSLTLREAAEETGILSGEEFDKLIDPKEMTKPNAK encoded by the coding sequence ATGGATTACCGCATTGAAAAAGATACACTAGGTGAGATGAAAGTTCCAAGTGAAAAATATTGGGGAGCACAGACACAGCGAAGTAAACAAAACTTTCCTATTGGTAAGGAAACTATGCCTGAGGAGATCATTGAAGGTTTCGCAATTTTAAAAAAGAGTGCTGCTTTAGCAAACGAATCTTTAGGGTTATTAGAAAAAGAAAAAGCAGAAGCAATCGATTATGCTACTGACGAAATTTTAAAAGGAAATCTTAAAGAGCACTTCCCGCTTGTCGTATGGCAGACAGGTAGTGGTACTCAGTCCAACATGAACGTGAATGAAGTCGTGGCATTTGTAGGTAACGAATGGTTGGAGAAACAAGGGAAAGATGTGCGCCTTCATCCAAATGATGATGTCAACAAATCACAAAGTTCCAATGATACTTATCCGACAGCATTACATATTGCTGCCGTGAAAAAGGTGGAAGAGCATGTACTGCCTTCACTTGTTCAGATGAAAAACACATTAAAAGAAAAAGCAGATGCTTATCAAGATGTTGTAAAAATTGGACGAACCCACTTGCAGGATGCAACACCATTGACACTAGGACAAGAAATCAGTGGCTGGCATCGCATGCTTGAAAAAACTGAGAACATGATTCAAGATTCATTGAAATATGTCCGTGAAGTTGCCTTAGGTGGTACTGCTGTTGGAACAGGGATCAACGCTCATCCTGATTTCTCTGAAACAGTAGCAAAAAAAATAAATGAAGTAACGAACGGATCATTCATTTCCGCACCAAACAAATTCCATGCGTTGACTAGTCATGATGAGTTAGTTCACACTCACGGAGCATTAAAAGCACTAGCGGCGGATGTAATGAAGATTGCGAATGACGTACGTTGGTTAGCGAGTGGTCCGCGTTGTGGTATCGGTGAAATTGAAATTCCAGCAAATGAACCAGGTAGCTCAATCATGCCAGGAAAGGTAAACCCAACTCAAAGTGAAGCAATTACAATGGTGGCTGCACACGTGATGGGTAACGATGCTGGAATCGGTTTTGCAGCAAGCCAAGGAAACTTTGAATTGAATGTATTCAAACCAATGATTGCATATAACTTCTTGCAATCTTGCCAACTCCTTGGTGATAGTATGCAATCATTCGATGAACGCTGCCTAGTAGGCTTAGAACCTAATCATGAGAAAATTGAACAGTATTTGAACGATTCACTTATGCTAGTAACAGCCCTAAACCCTCATATCGGTTATGAGAATGCCGCAAAAATTGCAAAATATGCTCACGAAAAGAGTCTCACTTTACGAGAAGCTGCTGAAGAAACAGGGATTCTTTCTGGGGAAGAATTCGATAAGTTAATCGACCCCAAAGAAATGACTAAGCCAAACGCTAAGTAG
- a CDS encoding M15 family metallopeptidase, whose protein sequence is MRNISLIAALITIIFLALTGCQSESSESLDGGELNKSTNEKQDKEDINVISDNDEDSQEEDEEEESDSSQDEEDQTSSNEDSDNNEHTTEDQSNDDQSNNNESNDEQANNDQSNNESQNENNQGDDSDVTVVSNPSAIDVVVNKRRKLPDGYTPPNLTEPNVRFSFDEQNMKRNMRPVAANALEELFAGANKAGVDLFAVSGYRSYDRQVAVFNSHVESKGREEAEKVSAIPGHSEHQTGLAMDVTSQAVGFYLTTDFESTTEGQWVAENAHKYGFIIRYPKGKSEITGYSFEPWHLRYIGKDLATKIHESGLTVEEYLGLVE, encoded by the coding sequence ATGAGAAACATAAGTTTAATCGCAGCGTTGATAACAATCATTTTTTTAGCATTAACAGGATGTCAGAGTGAATCTTCGGAGTCTCTAGATGGTGGAGAGTTAAATAAATCGACTAATGAGAAACAAGATAAAGAAGATATAAATGTGATTTCTGACAATGATGAAGATAGTCAGGAAGAAGATGAGGAGGAAGAAAGTGATTCTTCTCAAGACGAAGAAGATCAAACTTCTTCTAATGAAGATTCGGATAATAATGAACACACCACCGAGGATCAATCAAATGATGATCAATCAAACAATAACGAGTCGAACGATGAACAAGCGAACAATGATCAATCAAACAATGAAAGTCAAAATGAAAATAACCAAGGTGATGACTCAGACGTAACAGTTGTATCAAATCCATCAGCTATAGATGTGGTAGTAAACAAACGGAGAAAACTACCTGATGGCTATACACCACCCAATTTGACTGAACCCAACGTCCGTTTTTCATTTGATGAACAAAATATGAAGCGGAATATGCGTCCAGTGGCAGCAAATGCACTTGAAGAATTATTTGCTGGTGCTAATAAGGCAGGGGTAGACCTGTTTGCTGTATCAGGTTATCGATCCTACGATCGTCAAGTCGCCGTTTTCAACTCCCATGTGGAAAGTAAAGGTAGAGAGGAAGCCGAAAAAGTCTCAGCGATTCCTGGACATAGTGAGCATCAAACTGGATTAGCGATGGATGTAACTTCTCAAGCAGTGGGTTTTTATTTAACTACTGACTTTGAATCGACCACTGAAGGGCAGTGGGTTGCAGAAAATGCCCATAAATATGGTTTTATTATTCGCTATCCTAAAGGAAAGAGTGAGATTACTGGGTACAGTTTTGAACCATGGCATTTAAGGTATATTGGAAAAGATCTTGCTACAAAAATTCACGAATCAGGCCTAACAGTTGAAGAGTACCTTGGATTAGTTGAGTAG
- a CDS encoding MFS transporter, whose amino-acid sequence MGNKKLTRSWMLYDWANSAFATTIMAAVLPIFYYDVAASGLDENLAESYWGYSQAIAVLLVAILSPFLGAISDYSASKKKFLRFFAYMGMVASVLLAFVNQGDYIFASILLIIGTLGFSGGNVFYDAFLPEIAKKDELDRVSTWGYAFGYIGGGILLAINLLMILKFEWFGFPDTVTATKAAFVSVGIWWFIFSLPLFKNIKEEKVTRVKRTQSYVKIGLTRVTSTFRSLNNYKQLLIFLLAFWMYNDGISTIIKMATIYGRGIGIDSNDLIAALLITQFVGIPFAFFFGWFAKKISAKRALSIALVTYIFIVVLGYFMSSALHFYLLAICVGFVQGGAQGLSRSIFSRMVPEHKHAEFFGFFAVSAKFSAVFGPFIFAMVGQLTGSTRLGILSLLLFFVVGLVLLQFVDIEKGEKEANDASISSGAADVTSK is encoded by the coding sequence ATGGGGAATAAGAAATTAACTAGAAGCTGGATGTTATATGATTGGGCAAACTCTGCTTTCGCGACGACGATTATGGCAGCTGTTTTGCCCATTTTTTATTATGATGTTGCTGCTTCTGGTCTTGACGAAAATTTAGCAGAAAGTTACTGGGGTTATTCTCAAGCTATCGCTGTTTTGTTAGTGGCTATTTTATCCCCATTTTTAGGGGCAATAAGTGATTATTCTGCTTCAAAGAAAAAGTTTCTCCGTTTCTTCGCTTACATGGGTATGGTCGCAAGTGTCTTACTTGCTTTCGTAAACCAAGGTGATTATATATTCGCTTCAATATTATTGATCATAGGGACGCTTGGTTTCTCTGGAGGAAATGTTTTCTACGACGCTTTTCTACCTGAAATAGCTAAAAAAGACGAACTCGATCGAGTTTCTACCTGGGGTTATGCTTTCGGATATATTGGCGGCGGAATTCTTTTAGCGATCAACTTATTGATGATTCTCAAGTTCGAATGGTTCGGATTTCCTGATACGGTGACAGCAACCAAGGCTGCTTTCGTGTCTGTTGGTATATGGTGGTTTATCTTTTCTCTTCCTTTGTTTAAAAATATTAAAGAAGAAAAAGTAACTCGCGTTAAAAGAACCCAGTCCTACGTGAAAATAGGCTTAACTAGGGTGACATCGACTTTCAGGTCACTAAATAACTATAAACAGTTACTTATTTTTCTTCTTGCTTTTTGGATGTATAACGACGGAATCTCAACCATTATCAAAATGGCCACTATATACGGCCGTGGAATTGGAATTGATTCGAATGATCTGATCGCTGCATTATTAATCACTCAATTTGTAGGCATCCCATTTGCATTTTTCTTTGGTTGGTTCGCTAAGAAAATCAGTGCTAAGCGAGCACTCAGTATTGCTCTGGTCACTTATATTTTCATTGTTGTATTAGGATATTTCATGTCATCTGCATTGCATTTCTATTTGTTAGCGATATGTGTAGGATTTGTTCAAGGAGGAGCTCAAGGTCTAAGTCGATCCATTTTCAGTAGAATGGTGCCTGAACACAAGCATGCTGAGTTTTTCGGGTTTTTCGCAGTGTCCGCTAAGTTCTCGGCCGTCTTCGGACCATTCATATTTGCAATGGTAGGCCAATTGACAGGATCAACGAGACTTGGAATACTTTCCTTACTGCTATTCTTTGTTGTGGGACTCGTCCTATTACAGTTTGTTGATATTGAAAAAGGCGAGAAAGAAGCAAATGACGCAAGTATTTCTAGTGGTGCGGCAGATGTAACTTCAAAATAA
- a CDS encoding IDEAL domain-containing protein, whose protein sequence is MKKQVTSYVLIRYHFPKHVKIKAKKDVPYEIRLAARLTLDELVFKLNKSQLEKQINQAIDDHDQHSFAELSKQYAKYV, encoded by the coding sequence ATGAAAAAACAAGTCACCTCTTATGTGTTAATTAGATACCACTTTCCTAAACATGTAAAAATCAAAGCAAAAAAAGATGTACCTTACGAAATCCGACTAGCAGCAAGATTAACACTCGATGAACTTGTATTTAAGCTCAACAAATCACAATTGGAAAAACAAATTAATCAGGCGATTGATGATCACGATCAACATTCATTTGCAGAATTAAGTAAGCAATATGCTAAGTATGTTTAA